The nucleotide window TCCTGGCTTTGCGGCAATTAAGCCATGTGTGCAAGGTGTGCCTTGTACCGGACAGTATATCAATTGGCTTGGCTTTATCACCATTCCATTTTTGGCGCTTGTGGCGTTTACATTGATTACAATTTTGTTGCTGCTGACAAAATGTTCATCTGAAAAGGAATGATTGTAAGATGATTCTGATATATAACAAGATTTCATGATATGATGGGTAGGTAGTAACATAGATACATAGGGGGAGCAAGTATGAAAAAGTTAATATGCACATCTTTGGCAGCGATGATGCTGATGCCAGCGTCGTTTGCAGCTGCAGAGACAAAAACACAAACGCCACTGACACCAAGGGTTGTAGCCAGTGGGTGGGTTGCGCAAAATGGAGCTTGGTATTATTACGCACCTGGAACGCGCACACCGTATAAAGGCTGGTTAAAAGATGGCGGTACTTGGTATTACCTTGATAAGCAAACCGGTGTCATGAAAACAGGCTGGTTGCTTGATGGTGGTAAATGGTATTATTTGGCGTCAAGCGGTGCGATGAAGACAGGCTGGGTAAAAGATGGCGCAACGTGGTATTACTTGGCTGGTGATGGTGCGATGAAAACAGGCTGGTTGAAAGACGGAGGTACGTGGTATTACTTAGCTGCAAGCGGCGCGATGAAAACGGGCTGGGTTAAGGATGGAAGCACGTGGTACTATCTGGCCGGCAACGGTGCGATGAAAACAGGTTGGCTGAAAGACGGAAACGAGTGGTATTACTTAGCGGGCGATGGTGCGATGAAAACAGGCTGGCTTGAATACGGCGGTGCAAAGTATTATTTAGTAGGCAGCGGTGAAATGAAGACAGGCTGGATGCAAAAAGGCTATGAGGCTTACTATTTCGTTCCGAGCGGTGAAATGGTAGCTGGTAAAACGTTTGTAATTGACGGTAAGGAGTATGCCTTTGACGATGAAGGTGCTCTGTTACGTCAGACTACGATGGAACAGGAAGAAATGATAGCGCGCATGCAAAGTGTTGCGAGTCTGTATGAGGGTTTAGATGCATATACGGAAGATCACGTAGCTGTACTTGCTGATAGTGAGGGTGATGTCGCTATCGGTACAGAAGGGCTTGCGATGGTATTCTTCCCAGAAGCAGAGCTTGTCGCTGAGATTGCGAAAGCATTTGATTGTCCGCTAGAAGTAGCGCAGCTTCAACAATACGCACAAAAAGCAATTGATGAAAATCGCACAATCGATTTAGGTCGTATTTCATTTATTCCAGAAGAAAATGGTACTATTTCAATTGTATGGATTTAATGCGAAACCTCCCTTATCTAAGGGAGGTTTTTCCATATTCATCTAATCAAATGAATGAAATAACTTTTAAAAATTTTGAAAATTCTTATAATTATACATGTATGGGAAAGAAAGGGGAGAAGAGGGATGAAACGTACAATGAAATGGCTGATTAGCTTTTTGCTCATGCTTCAGCTTATACAGCTACCTGTTTACGCAGAAAGCGGGACAAGTGTGGTCACATCGATTTCACAAATCGATCAGCTCGTCGCCAATTTACCGAAAAGCGCGAGTACCATCGGGATGCGAGCTGGAATTTCGGTGTACAACACCAAAACAGGAGAAAGTGTGTATCAGCATGATGCGGATAAAACCTTTGTGCCTGCATCGAATTTAAAGCTATATGTAACAGCTGCTGCGCTAGACAGACTTGGAGAAGAGTATCGCTTTCGTACAGAGGTGTATACAACCGGCCATGTAAATCCACAAGGGACATTACTCGGAGATGTCGTTATAAAGGGCTATGGCGACCCGTCATTGTCTAAAGCGGATTTAACAGCGCTTGCTGTCAAATTGAAGGACGCGGGTGTTAAAGCAGTGAATGGAAACATCCTCGTTGATGATAGCTATTATGATGATATGCGCCTTGGGGAAGGCTGGATGTGGGATGATGAAATCTATACATACAGCGCACAAATCAGCGCATTGGCCGTTAATGAAAATGTAGTAGACCTATCCATTAGTGCGGCCGGCGTGGAGGTGGAGCCCCGCAATGACGTTGTGAAAATCGACAACCGAGCAAGTGTAGTGGAAGGTACCAAAACCGACCTGACTATCGATAGACAGCGCGGCAGTGATACTATCGTGATTACAGGTACAATCGGGAAAGATGCCGCTCCTTACACTGACCAAATAACAGTGGAAGATCCAGCACTTTTTGCAGCTGACGCATGGAAGTATGCCCTGCGAGAGAATGGCATTGCTCTTAAAAAAGCAAAAGTTGAAAAAACAGCTGGTGTGCAGGGAACACCGCTTGTTGTACATGAATCACAGCCGCTTAGCGCTTTAATCGTAAGACTCAATAAAGAAAGTGACAATTTTTATGCGGAAATGCTTGTAAAACAGCTTGGGGCATCTCAAAAAGGCGAGGGAAGCTTTGATGCCGGCGCTGATGTGATTGCTACATTTTTAGAAAAAGCCGGTATTCCTACAAATTACAAGCAAGTAGATGGCTCTGGTCTCTCGCGCTTAAATTTAATATCACCGAAGCAAATGGCACAGCTGTTGACCTATGTGGACAAGCAGCCCTATCAAGAGGCGTTCGAGCGTTCCTTGCCAATCGCGGGTGTGGACGGGACATTGAAGTCCCGTATGAAAGGAACCAGCGCTGAAAAGAATGTGCGTGCAAAAACAGGTTCGATGAGCGGCGTAAATGGTCTCTCCGGTTATGTGACCGGGGCAAACGGCGACAAGCTAGCATTTTCCGTGTTTTTGAACGGTGTGCGCACTTCTAGAACTGCGACAAATTTTCAAGATGCGGTAGGGGTACTATTAACGCAATACCCGGCCATTATGGACGAGGGTGCACCATCTGTTCCGGATACGTTCCTGCTTACTTCATTGCTTGACCCCATTTTAGATCAAGAAGCGTTAAAAGGTGTGACGGCAGGTGTGGTGGTTGGCTCCTTGGATCGTAACAACGGTATTTTGTATAGTCGTAATGCGGATGCCCTGTTGACCCCGGCTTCCAACATGAAGCTGCTGACAACTGCAGCAGCGCTGAAGGCACTTGGTGCGGACTATACATTTAAAACAGAACTATATACGACTGCGCTGCCTGACAAGCATGGTCGTGTAAACGGTGATGTTATCATCAAAGGCTACGGAGATCCGACGCTGCAAACGGAAGACCCGTCCGGCCAAGCTAGCGGCACGCAGGTAGCAAGGCTGGTTCAGGCGTTAAAAGACCAGCACATTACTGCAATCGAGGGAGATATTATCGTAGATGACAGTCAGTACGATGCGCAGCGCTTAGGTACGGGCTGGGCGTGGGATGATGAAACATACGGATATAACCCGCAAATCAGCGCATTATCTGTAAACAGAAGTGCCGTTCGAGTGGAGTATGAGGCTGGTACGCGCGCTGGGCAACCAGTCGTCTATCGTATGGTGCCGAATACTAGGCACATACAAATTATCAATGAGGCAAAAACGGTAGCTGCTGGTGCGGACAATACGTTTACGGTAGAAAAGGAGCGCGGCACGAACATCATTCGTTTACAAGGTGAGTTACCAATTGGTGAAGCACCGGATTATGAACGGATTGCTGTGGAGGAACCATCCTTGTATGCTGGAACGGTAATCAAAGAAGAAATGGAAAAAGAAGGTATTCAGGTTGATAAGCGGGCAGAGGTGAAGGCAGGTACAGTAAATGCTCAAGCACAAAAAATGGCCGAGGTTTCTTCACTTCCTCTGCGTGATATTATCATGTTTATGAACAAAAACAGTGATAATTTTTATGCAGAGATGCTTCTGAAGCGACTGGGTGCTGACAAAAAGGGAATCGGAAGCGCCAGTGCCGGTGCGCAGGTGGTACGAGAAAGCCTGCAGCTGTATGGCATCAACCCTATTTTCAGAATGGTGGACGGCTCCGGTCTCAGCCGTTATAACACCCTCTCTGCGGTGCATATGGCCACCTTGCTTCGCAGCGTCGCGACCGAATCATTTTTTGACGCCTATTATGGCGCCCTGCCGATTGCCGGTGTGGACGGTACGCTCCGAAATCGGATGAAAGAAACGCTGGCACAAAACAATGTGTATGCGAAAACAGGCACCCTGCAAGGTGTGAGCGGCTTGTCAGGCTATGTGAAGACGAAAGACGGGGAACGCTTGTATTTCTCGATTTTACTGAACGGTTATACATCTACTTCTCGCAACCTTACAAGCGCGCAGGATCAAATCGCAACCGCCTTGGCAGAGTTATCATTTCAATAAATAGGAAAGCCGGTCATATGACCGGCTTCTTACATACAAAAATTTGATAAGCGCCTCCAAAAACGGCTTGCTCTTCTGCAATAGATATAGGCAAATCACGGCGGATTGTACTGAATTTACGGTTAATATCCGTTCCGATTAGACTGGTGACGGTATTAAGGAAGGCCCGTAATACGCCGGGAGAACGGTTTTCCTTTAAAAACTTATCAAACACTAAAATCGTTCCGCCTGGTTTGGTTTTTCATCAGGCTCTCCCTTTTTTATAAATCTTTTACACGTAACACCCGCATGGCATTTAAAATGGCTAGTACAGTTACACCAACGTCGGAGAAAACCGCTTCCCACATCGTTGCGATGCCGAAGGCGCCAAGTAATAAAAAGCCAGCCTTCACACCAAGTGCGAAAATAATATTTTGCCACACAATGCGGCGTGTGCGTTTTGCGATGCGAATGGCCGCTGCGATTTTAGAAGGCTCGTCGTTCATAATCACTACATCCGCAGCTTCAATTGCGGCGTCAGAGCCAAGACCGCCCATGGCAAACCCAACGTCAGCTCTTGCTAAAACAGGTGTATCATTGATACCATCGCCGACAAAGATAAGCTTTTCTTTCGCTCCTTTTTGCGCGTACAGTTTTTCCATTTCATCAACCTTTTCATGCGGCAACAATTCCGCATGTACTTCATCAAGACCAAGCGCACGGCCGACCGCATCACCGACCGCCTTGCTGTCACCGGTCAGCATTACCGTTTTCGTAATACCAAGAGCACGCAGTTCGGAAATAGCCTTCGCTGCATCTTCCTTAATGGCATCAGTAATCACGAGGTAGCCCGCGTAGCGCCCATCCACAGCCACATGTACAACCGTACCAATTTCAGTTGGCTCCGTATAGGCAATGTTCTCTTTTTGCATGAGCTTTGCATTACCGGCTACAATAGTCCGGCCATCCGCTTTGACCGTAATTCCGTGCCCGGCGATTTCTGTGTAATCCGAAATCAGCGCGTCATCGATATTTGTACCGTAAGCGTTTCGAATCGAAAGAGCAATCGGGTGATTTGAATGCACTTCTGCGTAAGCAGCGTACTGCAATAGCTCTTCCTTCGTCATATCAATAGGATGAACGGTTGTTACTGCAAATTTACCTTTTGTCAACGTACCAGTTTTATCAAAGACAACATGTGTTACATCGTTGAGCGCTTCTAAATAGTTGCTGCCTTTTACCAAGATGCCGTGCTTGGATGCACCGCCGATGCCGCCAAAAAAGCCGAGCGGAATGGAGACAACAAGAGCGCATGGACAAGAAATAACCAAGAACACGAGCGCGCGATAAATCCATTCAGAAAAAGTTGCACCTTCTAATAAAAGCGGCGGGAGTAACGCGAGCGCGGCGGCTGTGATAACAACACCAGGTGTGTAATAACGGGCGAATTTGGTGATAAAGTTTTCCGTTGGAGCTTTCCGGCTGCTGGCGTTTTGGACAAGGTCCAAAATTTTGCTGACGGTCGATTCACCAAATTCCTTTGTTACTTCAACAGTCAACACGCCGCTGTTGTTGATAAAGCCGCTTAGCACTTCATTACCAGGCACTGCTTCTCGCGGCATGGATTCACCTGTTAAAGCAGACGTATCGAGCATAGACATACCGCTTCGTACCTTGCCGTCAAGCGGTACTTTTTCACCTGGCTTAATGATAATAATATCGCCGACACGAACGCTTTCCGGCGCTACTTGTAGTATGTCGTCGCCGCGCTGTACATTAGCGTAATCAGGACGAATCTGGAGTAATGCGCTGATAGAACGACGGGAGCGGTTAACCGCAATGCTTTGAAACAATTCGCCAAGCTGATAAAACAGCATGACGGCAACTGCCTCGGGATACTCACCGATTGCGAAAGCACCAAGTGTCGCCAGCGCCATCAAGAAGTTTTCATCAAATATCTGCCCGCGGACGATATTGCGACCAGCTTTTAAAATGACATCACCGCCGGCAATAAAGTACGCTGTTACAAACAAAATAAGCGCGATCCAGTCCGGAACGGGTAGGGTAAATGCAAGCAAGCCGAGCGCACCGCCAATCGCAAGCTTTGCAATAATACTCTTGATGTCGCTTGCTTCCTCTGTTTTTTCAGCCGTTGTTACCTGTACATCGGGCTCTAAGCGTTTGACAATGGCTTTCATTTCATTGGTTACGGCACTGAGCTGCTCCTTATCGGCAACGGAAATCGTGAGCTTTTTGGATACAAAGTCAAGGTGGCCGTCAACAACATGCGGAAGCTCTTTTACCTGCGTTTCAATTTTTAGCGCACAGTTCGCACAGTCAAGCCCGTTTAAGAAAAAGGTTGCCTTTTGGCCCGGTTCGGTTGCAGTAATATGCGGCTCGAGCTTGTGAACAAGCTGCTTTACATCTGTGACTACAGCATCTGCCCGCGCCGCGTCCGCTTCAATCGTTAATGTTTTATTGACAAAATTCACTGCGCAGGAAGAAATGCCATCTAATTGTCCAACCCCATTTTCAATCTTGGCTGCACAGTTCGCACAATCGAGTCCATCCAGCACAAGCTGCCGTTTCGCTGTTTTCTCCATATTTCTCTCTCCTTTAACAAGAGGCGTTCTATTGTTTCATAGGTATGTGCATTCCGCTATTTGGTGCGTTCAATTCTCTTCTTTAACATGCGCAAAAGCCTGTTCAAAAATTGCCTTTACATGATCATCTAAAAGGGAATAGTAGACAACCTTGCCTTCCTTGCGGTTTTTAACGAGTTTGGCCTGTTTTAGCACCCGCAGCTGATGAGAGATAGCGGATTGCGTCATACCCAGCAAATACGCCAAATCGCATACACACATTTCACTGGCAAATAACGCGTGTAAAATGCGCGTTCGGGTGCGATCGCCCAGTACCTTAAATAATTCCGCCACATTCTGGAGGCTATCATCATCAGGAATGGATGATTTGACTTCTTCAATTACTTCTCTATGGATGATCGTTTGGCTACAGCTTTCCAAGCATGCGTCTTCTTTTTCTTCAATCATCATGATTCACCTCAATTATGAATATGTGAGCAATTGTTCATATGTTTATTATATGTAGTGGAATTTTTTTCTGTCAATCTTTTTTATATTGTTGCATACGCTAGGGGGGTATAGTATTATTGTAGACAAAGGAGGCAGGATCATGAAAAAGTGGATTGTGTCAGCAGTTGTACTGTTAGTTGTGATAATGGGCGGCTATCTCATTTGGAATACTATGCAAGCGCCTAAGCAGGAGAGTGGTCATCATGGTGATCACGGCAATCATGGAACGGTTGCTACGCAAGGAGACGTTACAGCAAAAGTTTCGTATGATAATGGAACATTTAACGTGTTAGTACAAGATAAGAATGGCAAACCAATCGATGATTTGCAAATCAATCACGAAAAAATCATGCATATGATTGTCGTGAGCCATGATTTAGGTCAATATTATCATATACACCCAGAACGAACGGGTGCCGGTACGTTTTCTGTAAAGCAGGACCTAGAGCCGGGGGCATACAAGGTGTTTGTTGATATAAAGCCCAAAAATGCTTCTTACGCTGTCGCGCCAATTGATGTAACAATCGGCAACGGTCATATGCATCACGAAGCATTACAGCCAGAGACAAACTTTACGAAAACGGTAAGCGGAAAAACAGTGACGATGAAGCCAGATACGTTTGCAGCAGGTGAAGCTGTTACATTGCGCTTCTCGTTTGCAGATGGCAGTGTGCCAAAGCCGTATTTAGGGGCGCTTGGTCATGTAGTCATTTTAGATGAAGCAGGAGAGAAGTATGTACATGTACACCCACTTTCCGCGAAAGAAACAGCGTTTGAAACAAAGTTTGATAAGCCGGGTGTGTATAAAATTTGGGCTGAATTTCAATTT belongs to Ectobacillus sp. JY-23 and includes:
- a CDS encoding metalloregulator ArsR/SmtB family transcription factor, whose product is MIEEKEDACLESCSQTIIHREVIEEVKSSIPDDDSLQNVAELFKVLGDRTRTRILHALFASEMCVCDLAYLLGMTQSAISHQLRVLKQAKLVKNRKEGKVVYYSLLDDHVKAIFEQAFAHVKEEN
- a CDS encoding heavy metal translocating P-type ATPase, producing the protein MEKTAKRQLVLDGLDCANCAAKIENGVGQLDGISSCAVNFVNKTLTIEADAARADAVVTDVKQLVHKLEPHITATEPGQKATFFLNGLDCANCALKIETQVKELPHVVDGHLDFVSKKLTISVADKEQLSAVTNEMKAIVKRLEPDVQVTTAEKTEEASDIKSIIAKLAIGGALGLLAFTLPVPDWIALILFVTAYFIAGGDVILKAGRNIVRGQIFDENFLMALATLGAFAIGEYPEAVAVMLFYQLGELFQSIAVNRSRRSISALLQIRPDYANVQRGDDILQVAPESVRVGDIIIIKPGEKVPLDGKVRSGMSMLDTSALTGESMPREAVPGNEVLSGFINNSGVLTVEVTKEFGESTVSKILDLVQNASSRKAPTENFITKFARYYTPGVVITAAALALLPPLLLEGATFSEWIYRALVFLVISCPCALVVSIPLGFFGGIGGASKHGILVKGSNYLEALNDVTHVVFDKTGTLTKGKFAVTTVHPIDMTKEELLQYAAYAEVHSNHPIALSIRNAYGTNIDDALISDYTEIAGHGITVKADGRTIVAGNAKLMQKENIAYTEPTEIGTVVHVAVDGRYAGYLVITDAIKEDAAKAISELRALGITKTVMLTGDSKAVGDAVGRALGLDEVHAELLPHEKVDEMEKLYAQKGAKEKLIFVGDGINDTPVLARADVGFAMGGLGSDAAIEAADVVIMNDEPSKIAAAIRIAKRTRRIVWQNIIFALGVKAGFLLLGAFGIATMWEAVFSDVGVTVLAILNAMRVLRVKDL
- the dacB gene encoding D-alanyl-D-alanine carboxypeptidase/D-alanyl-D-alanine-endopeptidase, with product MKRTMKWLISFLLMLQLIQLPVYAESGTSVVTSISQIDQLVANLPKSASTIGMRAGISVYNTKTGESVYQHDADKTFVPASNLKLYVTAAALDRLGEEYRFRTEVYTTGHVNPQGTLLGDVVIKGYGDPSLSKADLTALAVKLKDAGVKAVNGNILVDDSYYDDMRLGEGWMWDDEIYTYSAQISALAVNENVVDLSISAAGVEVEPRNDVVKIDNRASVVEGTKTDLTIDRQRGSDTIVITGTIGKDAAPYTDQITVEDPALFAADAWKYALRENGIALKKAKVEKTAGVQGTPLVVHESQPLSALIVRLNKESDNFYAEMLVKQLGASQKGEGSFDAGADVIATFLEKAGIPTNYKQVDGSGLSRLNLISPKQMAQLLTYVDKQPYQEAFERSLPIAGVDGTLKSRMKGTSAEKNVRAKTGSMSGVNGLSGYVTGANGDKLAFSVFLNGVRTSRTATNFQDAVGVLLTQYPAIMDEGAPSVPDTFLLTSLLDPILDQEALKGVTAGVVVGSLDRNNGILYSRNADALLTPASNMKLLTTAAALKALGADYTFKTELYTTALPDKHGRVNGDVIIKGYGDPTLQTEDPSGQASGTQVARLVQALKDQHITAIEGDIIVDDSQYDAQRLGTGWAWDDETYGYNPQISALSVNRSAVRVEYEAGTRAGQPVVYRMVPNTRHIQIINEAKTVAAGADNTFTVEKERGTNIIRLQGELPIGEAPDYERIAVEEPSLYAGTVIKEEMEKEGIQVDKRAEVKAGTVNAQAQKMAEVSSLPLRDIIMFMNKNSDNFYAEMLLKRLGADKKGIGSASAGAQVVRESLQLYGINPIFRMVDGSGLSRYNTLSAVHMATLLRSVATESFFDAYYGALPIAGVDGTLRNRMKETLAQNNVYAKTGTLQGVSGLSGYVKTKDGERLYFSILLNGYTSTSRNLTSAQDQIATALAELSFQ